The genomic region tttttttttttttttgtaaattacaTAATAGATATAATTAATTATGAATTTAATAAAGGGAAATTGGATTTTAACAAACTAAGCTTTGACCTCCTAGTCAGGATTCACTAACCGAAAGTTAACCCAATTAGTTTTTGCTGGCATGGATTGCTTATGTGGCAAAAAAATCAAAGTTTTGACGGCGTGGACTGCTTATGTGGCAAATTAGTCAAAGTTTTGATGAAGTGGATTGCTTATGTCATGTGGCAAAGTTTTGATGATGTGGACAGTGGACTACTTATGTGGCAGTCCAAGTCAGCAAAAACTAATTGGGTTAACTTTTAGTTGGTATGGGATCGCTGAAAAAAAAATGTTCAAAGTTGGAACTGTCGGTTAGGGCTGTTCAAATTGTTCGACGTTGTTCGAAAAATACTCGGAATTTGCTCGTTCGATCCAGCTCGATTGAAAAAACGCTTGGTTCGGATCGGTTCGTAAACGAACTGAGCACGAGCAAATGTCCGTTCAGTTCGGTTGGTTCAATTTATTttttaactctctctctctctccctccctccctctctctccctccctccctccctccctccctccctccctctctctctctctctctctctctctctctctctctgtgtcGAAAACTGCACTTTATTCTAATAACTAGCACCCCCATCGTCACTTTTCTTTTTTGTTCTGTGACGCTCGATACTCGCTCGACGTTTGTTCGAAAAATGCTCGGATCAAAAGACGCTCGCTCGACTTTGGCTCGGTTGAAAAAACGCTCGGTTCAGTTCGACTCGGTTTGTAAATGAACCGAGTATGAGCAAAGCTCCgatcggttcggttcgactcgtGAACAGCCCTACTGTCGGTAAACATTTCTTGAGTTGGGAATAATCCAGGCCAATAGGtcaaagttgagattattaaaatccaatttcccTTTAATATATTATGTAGACGAGATTATAATTTGTACCTCATATGAAGAATTTGCATTCTCTTCAAACTTATGTTCAAAACCCGAACCATGGAGTATGAAGTTTTGTGTGGGCGGAAACTCGTTTATTGGTTTAACCATTTCTTGACCATTATCTACATTCGGCTCAGACTTGGCTAATTCTCGAAGCTGGTGAAGAAATTCTTCTTTATATGCTCCGAAAGCAGCATTTCGGTTCTGATTTCAACAGAAACAACCTAAACAAAGTTAACAAACGCGAAAAACCCGCAACAAATGTGATCTtaataacaaaacataaaacacataaacataaacatatcTAAAATTAACAAATTCAATAATAAGTTCATAACAATTGCAGGCTCTCACACTTAACACCAAATATTCATATCTAATTCTATACTAATAATCAAATTTGCATAAACCCTAAAACAATAACCAGTTTGTATAAATAATAAATAGCAAACACACGTTCAAACCCAACTTGGGCCTGACGTACGTATCCTTACCTTGCATTTCCGCAACTCGAGGCCAAGGTTCAAACCCAACCATCAATCAGGCTGAAGGGTATGGAGGGCGCCATCCCTCCACCTCATCCATGTATAGCGCCATAGGGGCTCCACCACACCCAGGATTTTAAGAGGGGGCGCCATCGCTTCTCCGCTACCATGGTAACGCCAAGAATGAGATGTTCAGGTGGGGCCCACTTGATTTAATCCAatgaaatcttttttttttttaattttgtttaatagagGGCTCCATCCCATACCCTGCAAGTTAAAGGGGGGTGTGATAAAACCCCTGGCTGACGTGGATCCTACGTGTCGCTTACGTGTgttgataaagcccctaggggctccATCCTACACCCTCCAGCCTCACAAACCCAATAAACCAAACATCAAAAAGCCACAAACTTTAACAAACAAAGTTAAACAACTTGACAAACAAACAAGCTATAATAACATCCAGCACCACTAGAAACAATCAAATCATCAAGACTTACAAAACCCGGGTTCAAACCCAACTTGGGCCTGAAAGTACATATCCTTACCCTGCATTTCCACAATAACCCGTTTCCACAACGAGGTCACGGGTTCAAACCCAAGCATCAATCCAAACCCAAATCACAAACTAaccaaccaaacaaaaaaaaagacaaaCTTCAAAACAAATTTAACTATCCCATAGCCTGGTAATTATATTTAACAccactacaaacaatcaaatcATCAAGACTAGGGTTGCTAAACGGGTGTGTtcgcgggttggcgggttcaacccgacccggaCCCGGACCCGAAAAATGTGTgtatgaacccgaacacgacccgttcaacccgattttttttaatctttttattgtttttcagCAAAATAATATCTTTTTCCAACTAATTGATCTTTTCGTGTTATGAATTTATATCGAGATaattggtaaacgggcaacaagctgcgcggCTACccaaaacacaaatgtatataataaaatTACAATTAAATTGTAAAATCTTATGTCAATTATCTCTTTTTAAGTTacaattatggcataaaatacacaccaaTTTAATTTATGCCacaaaacatattgtaaaaaaataatataatataaatgggtcaacccgtttagactaaacgggtcgcgggttcaacctgaactGAAACTGACCCGGACCCGTTTAGATTACACCCCAAACCACGAATTTTGTGTTAGAAATTTGTATTAGGTTGGGGTGGGTgatgtcagaaattcacacccctaatcAAGAACCAAAAGGCAAAAAAGCACAAACTTTAACAAACAAATTTTACCTTAGGCAAAGGAGGAACACCCATAGCCTGATAATTATGGTCACCACCACTAGAAACAATCAAGTCATCAAGACTCACAAACCCCGGAGTCTCCCAAACAAGATAATCctcaaacccaccaccaccatccccacaACCACTCAAATCATCAAACCCCAAATACGATAACAAATCAAAAACTGTGGGACACCCACTAAACCCCTCGAGTGGCCGCCTATCATGCGACGAACTGGAGTTGTTGTGGGTCTCCCAATCGCAATTGTTGCAGTGAACGAAAGCGTGAGTGGAGCAGAAGATTGATGCGGGTGAGGTGGAACAAGTGTCGCATAGTAAGGATCGTGTGTGTTTGGTGAAAAGGGGGGTTGTTGAGTGGATTTCACGGTCGCAAGATAAGCAGAGTTTGGCCGTGTCGGCTCTGCAGTATAAGAGTGCGGGCGAGTGGTTGCAGTTGTCGCAGAGGCGGTTGGTGGTGGTGTCAGGGGGTGGTGAATCAGGCATTTTTCTTCAAAATTGGTGAAATTGAGATATGGGTATGGAAGAATTTGGGTTTAATTTGGGGGAATTGGTGAAATTGAGAAATGGGTATGGAGGAATTTGGGTTTAATTTGGGGTTTATGAAATGGGATTGAAGTGGGTGGTTGGGGTTATGCTTGTGGGTCAAGAAATGAAATGGGATAAGGGGAGGTGGTCTCATCATGAGTTCATCATGAGGGTTGATGGTGAAAGactagtaattttttttttagaaattctAACAAGTATTTTTTAAGATTGGATGGTGATGATATTTTAGGGTGATGCTAATCGTACCTGTTAAATACATTGGTTAAAATGGTTTGATGGAGAAGTTTGGGATGAAGGATGGAGGGTTAAATAGGATGGTCATGATGAGTATGGATTATAAAGAGCAAAAGCGGTATAAATCGGGACTGATGGGATCGGGATGCATGTTACGTGGTGAAGGGAAATGGTCCTAAACAACCCACTCAGTTGTGCGCACACGACCATACCCACAAGAGAGCAAGTAGCATGTGTCCCAGTGTTAGAATATCTTGCATGGGAACTACACACGCGTCTACACTTACGTGGCTGGAGAAATTATGTAAGGGACAACAGGTACAAAGGATAGACACATGGCACCAACCAGACGTCGCCAGGCCCTGCTACATGATATTCAAAGGACAGCTGATTGGCAGGCCGACAAAAGTTAAACCTAGGTAGTGCCAAACGACTAGTGGTATGGCTCCACATCAACCCATACGACATACAATTTTTGTCCTAACAGAGGGGACTAAAAGGATATTCGTCGACCAGGACAATTGTACCAAGGCCCACCATTCTCCTCTCCCACATTTGGCTATGAATACAGATATTCACCTCCAGATTTAAAGATCAGCTCTCTCATTCTCTTATTCTTAACACACACATGTTTACTCTTCTTAaacgatacttattctcacgccagggggtggttacaaggagaaccccccaCCTCTCCTCCTTGTAACGAGGAAAGATTAAGGATTAACCATTCTTGACGAGACCATTACCACAAGGATAAACCGTCGATTTAGACAAGGTGTTTCTTCACCTGACATGAGTACCGGGCCAAACTTTCATCTTGAAGAGGATGTTTGAGTGAAGAGAGGGTCGGGAAGGTCATGGTTGGCTCCTTACCTTTCCGCATATTCATTCTCGTTTATATTTAATTTTCATAATTGATTTATTTAATTATAATAAACTTTAGCTTTTCATATCGTATAAAGTTCAtaaatttttaatttataaatccTAAGCTTAATAAATTTCTTATAAAAAGCTTAATTAGTATATAAGTTACAAAAATCCTGAAGGTTTGTTAAAAAGTCTTAAACTAATAAGTTtgtagatttaaaaaaaaaaagttacaaaaattttcaaaaatataaatacTACTCATCTATGCGTTTTTGCCAAGTGCATGTACCAATTTGGATATTTTATAAATGTTGTATTTTTTAAGAAAATTACGGGAGATAGAAACTGGTAGAAttgaataaaaaataaaaagacaaCAAGAAGCTTCCCTTTTGGACTCGTTTCTCAACCATTTTAGAGTGAAATCATGTAGATGTACCGCCCACACCAACTACTACAAAACAACAATCATACGTCCggtaaacatatatttatataacccacttaattaaaaaataatacaCGTGACTACGTGAGTCACTCGATTATCCAACAGGTTTTATTAACTCATGGTTAATAATATCACTTTTaaccataattttgttatgttgatTAAAGGTAGCATATGATTGGCATAAGTTTAATACAAATATACAACTATGATTGAGATAGATAGTTGTTAATAAACAGCCATAAGATCATATGCATCATGACTGCCTGTTTGACCTGTTACTTCTTTTTATAGGTGTGCCTTCTCTTCATGTCTTTCTATCTCCTCCCTTCTCGCATAATGGCCCTCCTCTGGCTTACATGCGATCGCTTTCATACCAGCGCCTCATGCCCTCTCAGTCTCTCCTTGCTACGTCCATAAACGACTATCCTCTCGTTTTCACGTCAACAGCAGATCCACTCAGGACACCACGTAAGAGATGgtttaataacaataataaaaaaaagatatATTAGTTGTATAAAAGTTGAAATTTTATTTCTTTATCAAAATAATTTATAGAACTTCGATCTTTAACCTTTTTCACAGCTTTGACCATTTTCCGTaagtttaattatttattatttagttattaTATTTTCCATAGAATAGTTGACAAGTATACGAGACACGTTAATGATTGTATATGATATGAGAAAGTGATGATGTGACTAACGATTAGGACTAATCTGAAAAGTTAAATGATGAGGTCACCAGTGACGATAATTAGAATTTTCATGaactaaaagttttttttttttaacggccaacgaatcctccaaacgGGTGATTGGCGAAATTCCCACATCGGGATACATTCgcctccgaaccggggaaaaccctcacctagggccgaagcccgtgaacactcgcccgaaggcacgacagtgcggtgaggtaaaacccgttcagttcaaggatcgaactagcgatctccacctattcgcttagtctcccatcatcaccatgTACCGCAGAAAATAATGAGGAGGGCAGGAATCTAACTTGGGTCCCTTAAAACACCAAgactctcccttaccactccaccaccacctcattggcCATGAACTAAAAGTTTATTCTTGGATCATATTCACTAACTCATTTCTTATTTCTACACCCTCAAAGCGTCCCGCTTTGACCAAAGCGAGGCGTTTAGGGTTGTTTTTCAGACAAAATGTGAGGCGATAGTGGTACGAGGTCCTGTTCTATACCCCAAAGCGCACCGCTTTGGCCAAAAGGGGGTGTTTAGGGTTCTTTCTGTAGACAAAGGGTGATGAGACATTGatatgatgttatattttgtACAAGGTTGCAGAAAGTGTCACGCGTTAACCCTAAACGTCGCGCTTTGGCCAAAGTGCGACGCTTCGACCCCCATTTCAGTTGCATTTAAGAGGCAGGCCATGCATTCTCTTTCGTATTAAAAAAATCGAGGTTGAGgttttgttgggttttttttgttttgaactgTGAAAATTCTGTTGAGTAGAGCATTTTCTCAGTGATTATGATGTCGTGGTTTAGCAACTACCTTTTCAGTGAATATTCTGAGAAGTCCGTTGTTCCAAATTCTTACGAGGGAACCGTTATTTCTGCCTCGTACGATATACCGAGATTAGAAGAGGTTTTGAAACAAGCCTTAGAAAAGTAATGAACCACCACAAAGTTCACCCCATGCTTGCAAATGTACTTCGAAATGTTTCAATATATGCTATTGGGCTTATGGCTTTCGAGCTACGacgtaaggaagacgggttgagagcctacggtgcaaCTTGTGGTTGCCAgcttgtcacacccctattttccacgtgtcaccggtgggggtatcgtgacgtaattgatatcatcatagtcaaacaacacaacatataaatgcacagcggaagcaaaagatatagatatatttcaactgcataaattgtaatgtttatgtatcacaaaacagtcgaaacagatccacaggcggatcgaaataaaAAGGAAAAGTGTTCAACACACTGTGACATCTAAAGCTTgtgagacttgagtaatgatgcctggagtagccagcctatttcgtctagtacctgcacttagcctttttggaaaatacgtcagtttgcactggtaaatacaacttaactgactcattttgaaaagagtttgaaaattgatttgaatgcacttcggcaaaatatttttataacttgggacaattaatcaaaataatcttgtatacagttttactcatttgtcgtccattaggtcCGGTTTGTAAAGCCGGACTTAAATTAACTGAcccgccacaggtataatgcccacaaggtcgattccttatagtgggataccagtttttacataatgcatctgtcaggtgtacgcctacaccccgtgcttaggtcgtggccatttctttgaatgatgccaaggatatccgggacatggtcatttaacccccaagggccatacaccaaataatacatatcaaacaggttatgtaaatacatcaatcacaatacgatttaaatgactacatacacccgaccaagcggtacttttatagtaccgtatcccaagcccgtatagggaaaataagttaagagtatgtacctgagcaaagtataaatcaaatacagcaagtgcacgtagcttttactgggctcctaatctggaacgaaggtttttaataacctattagaatcctaacgggtctttaattaagtttagACTTAGACCgtttagttttcaaaaggaagacacggttctaacgcatgataaagcgaagaccgatttagaatgtggttttgacccgacaagcttgaatacttgtttaatatggttaacttaatcacattctggattttgagacaaaaatgatatggtttgacccgtttcggctaatatgtgtaaactagttacataagccgatccgaacgcgaaaagtgcgtaacgagtaaccataagagtcatatacaagtttctgaagttaatatgccttaaatatgttgtgacatcagaaaGATATcctctattatgcccaaaacgaatttaaactcaaattacgcctcgtaagggtattttggtcatttaacataggcttaaaaggtcaaaattggaaatctgagcttaagacctttgcttactgttagaatgtaaatatttactaaaaatatcagtaagcatcaaaccttatatttataaaatggttttaatacatactacgcgttaaaaacgcttaaaaaggcgatttggagccatttccgggttttcaaaggaaagctgataattttattattccagaaggctcaaaatactttatttatcatattagattagtagaaaaaggtttggggtcaaaatgatttgtaaaactcattttatagcccaaaagggcaaaaccggcaattaccgaattaagcttagaactctatgttatgctcagcctaaaaataaataaaaatcttcaaaaatcccagaatattatattacatcagtgggtaataagtttggtatcaaaaattaggtttagataggctatatgctaattattcggtttaattactaaaaagctttctaattacgctaacgagcataactcctaatctagacctcaaactgatgtcaaattttagggacaagtctataaatcagtagtgaaggtttctattctttcactttatcaaaaatcacattttaagatgataagggcataatagtcaacatttaagcatttaatggaatcatgcatatgaatcggataactaatgaaccaagttgtataatctcagagggttatacttataggtaacttggttctaataaagctctaaggcattcctaaatcatgctcaaacggttcagaactgaaagtcaaagcataagtcaaactatgcgactttctgtcccgaaccgagcctaaactaaaaattgtcgagttgaacatgtttagacatgttcttacattaattaccaagttatattaatgtcaaaacaggttgcatagcttctacattgctaattatgcatttatttgaaaaattagctttctgttgactttttataatcaagtttgactcgacaattgacctaattagagtgggaatcagagggtgaccttttaagggtttaatgcccacataattaccaactcataggtactttcaaaatgaaatttgactggagcaattaagattaatgacgaagtcaaaccttaattacgacagtTTCACTAAATGCTAATAAACTAtgcaaaactgaattaaaggaggttaatgacacttaccaaggtcctaagcggctaagcacgactaatgatcactaggaagaGGTCTTGAGCTTCAGGAATCTCCAAAATTTGGGTTATGAAGGTTTCCAAGTGCAAGTCCAAGTGTTGCAACTTAGAACTCCTTATATAGCACTTTAGATgcaacaagatcattccacaATAGTCTATAGATGTTCCTTGATCATTTATGTTGAAATATATGTATATTCCAATTCAATATCAAACGTATGTTGAACTTTAATATTGTCGCTTCTAatattttgtgttttttgttttatatttggGGCCGAGCTTAATGAGATCTGGAAGTTGGGCTTTACAGGGTTAACGTCTGGGCCAGGACAAGGCCCGATGCATCCTTCAACTTAGCTGATGGGTTCACGCGTAATATGGGCTAGATACTCAAACATGGGCTGCTGGAAGTTACTGGGCTAAAGTTTGGCTTGTTGGGCTTCTAAAGAAAAGATGGGCTTTCTCAGTTATGCGCATATTTGGAACGGGTGAAGGTTCCGGGTTATCCGAGTTTGTTTTGTCATGTGGATCACATATAAGTGTGCCTTTGAGTATTGTGCACCTAACTTGGTTCAATCGTTTCTCAATATCTCAGTTTGTTTTCCTCTCTCTTGTTTTAAGGCGACTCAAGGTTTGTAAAGGGATTTTCTccgattcttttttttttattgattGATTTCTGTGTGTTGTCTTTGCAGGTTATCGTACGCGTCATCTCCTGTTGCATTTACTCTGTGTATTTTAGTTTCGTGTTGATTTCTGATTTGGTTGAATCTTGTTTGTTACCTAGTTTTTGCTGTGGTTATTGTAGTTGTTTAGATCGATTAGCATAGCAACTTATGTGCAAAGACATGGGTAGGCACCTATTGAGTGACGATCCTACCATCTGGACACTGGCACAGTTTCGCTAAGTTTGTGATTGTTGTCTGATCTTTTGTTTGTATACTTGGTGTATAGGAGTTGTTGTAGTCTTTTATGTGTATTGTTCCCATTGCTTGATTAGATTGAAGGGCACAAGCCATTAGTAAAATTTTCTTGGCTAgacttgtgttttttttttttggaacgtTTACGACACTGTAAGTCTTCTCTGTTCCTAATCTTGTAAAATTTTTAGTTTCACCACAATATAGACACGTATGTTAGGCATGCGATTGATGGAACACTACAACCTGTAATGTGTTATATGTGCATTTGTGTTGAGAgttttttattattgttgttcCTTATATGTTAGTTGTGAAGGCTCTTGGGTGTTTTTTAAAGTGTAGAAAATACTTTGTTCGTTTTTAGTAACTTGAAAATTGGTTAACAAAAATAATGGTTTAGCAACTGATACATATTTGAATTTATTGGCCAAAATTGTTCTTAAAGATTCATGGGCCTGGTTGTGTGTTCTGAGTTCTATTAGTTCAGTCTTTATGATATGTTTTTATGTGTCTTGAACTTTGTTTTTAATCTTTGTTTTGGACTGTGTAATTCAATTTCGTCTTGAGCAAAGATAGAAATGCCTTCCAGTTTTAACCATGTCTGGATGTGTTTTTATAAAATCATATCTTGGTGGTTTATCGGGCCCATATGTCTAAAATCTTTGTCTGGTTAGTCGAACCGTGTGGTTCACGTACTGTTTAACTAGTTGTATCATGTTCAAGATTGTTTCTTGAATGACTGTGACAGCCTTATTTGCTCTTTTATGAGATGTTGTTTTTAATTGCAAAATCGTATGGTTTATTGTTACAATTAGAATTTGTTTTAGCTGTTAAATGTTGTCTGGTAGAATTGTTTAATTCTCACTATATAGATTTGTTTTGAATCATGTgattcagttttgtggttcaaatGACGTGAAGTTGAAAAAAATTATTTGATAAGTCAAATAAGTCTTGATGTTCTTCACACGGTtttgatatgttttttttttaatttcagatGTGGTTCTAAAATTTTGAAGTCGTGTGACTTTGCTGTATTAGATATGTATCTAATATTGGTTTTTTGAATTTCTGATTTTGTGTCATTGTGTGATGTTACAAGAAGTCAGTGTGTTTTGAAACGTGTTTTGAAACTTGTTTAGTATCTTGATAGtggttttttggtttttttttcacTGGTCTAGGGTCGTTTGTAGATTCTGTGTTATTGAGTCTAGTCCCATTAGATCGTAGTGTTGGTTTTTATCAGTTCTTCAGGTTGTTGATCTGATTTTATATAGACATCTTCTTTACATGATTGAATGTTTGTGACGATAGTCTTGTATTTTTTCTCTTGTGTAAGAGATAATTTTCTGGTTATGAAATCATGTGATTTTGTATTTTGCCAGAGTTTGTGTAGGCTATAATTATGGTCTGGTATAGAAGTGTGTGCTTCATGTTATATGCAGACTTGTTTGTTGAATTGTGTGATTCATTGTTTGTTGTGAGAGACATCGTAGATCTAGGGTGTATTGTACAGTCAATCTGTTAGATCTGATGTTGTCTTTGTAGACATATCGTTGTGTTCATGATTTGTTAGAATATTAAAACAAGTGGGTCTTTAAGTTCTTTACAATTTAGTTTTTTGACATGAATTCAATCTGTGAGACAAGGTTCTAAGTTTGTTGGAGTTTCGTAACTCTTTGCGTGTCACATATGTTTGTGATATTATTATAGAATCTCTGATTCGTGGTTTTTATCAGTTCTCTTTGGAATGATTCTGGTGTAATTATAGTATGATTAATCGATCGTATGATTAAGTCTCTGGGGAATTTACAACTGTTTGCTTATTGAATTGAGGGGGGATGTTGAAATATATGTATATTTCCAATTCAATATCAAACGTATGTTGAACTTTAATATTGTCGCTTCTAatattttgtgttttttgtcttATATTTGGGGCCGAGCTTAATGAGATCTGGAAGTTGGGCTTTACAGGGTTAACGTCTGGGCCAGGACAAGGCCCGACGCATCCTTCAACTTAGCTGATGGGTTCACGCGTAATATGGGCTAGATACTCAAACATGGGCTGTTGGAAGTTGCTGGGCTAAAGTTTGGCTTGTTGGGCTTCTAAAGAAAAGATGGGCTTTCTCAGTTATGCGCATATTTGGAACGGGTGAAGGTTCCGGGTTATCCGGAGTTTGTTTTGTCATGTGGATCACATATAAGTGTGCCTTTGAGTATTGTGCACCTAACTTGGTTCAATCGTTTCTCAATATCTCAGTTTGTTTTCCTCTCTCTTGTTTTAAGGCGACTCAGGGTTTGTAAAAGGGATTTTCTTCGATTCTCTTTTTTGATTGATTGATTTCTGTGTGTTGTCTTTGCAGGTTATCGTATTGATAATCTACTCGTGAGAAGAGTTGTGAGAGAGATTCTTGTTGTTCTTTGTATTCCCAGTTTGTATTGTTCTTTTAGGGTTAATAACAGTTTGGTTTAGGTACATCAGGTCTTGATACCAGTTATTTTGACAATTTACAAGTGTCTCTAAGCTtgaaaaaccatcaaacaagcccctaGAATCGAATACGAGGCTTCTAAGTCGGTT from Helianthus annuus cultivar XRQ/B chromosome 10, HanXRQr2.0-SUNRISE, whole genome shotgun sequence harbors:
- the LOC110884206 gene encoding zinc finger protein CONSTANS-LIKE 13 produces the protein MPDSPPPDTTTNRLCDNCNHSPALLYCRADTAKLCLSCDREIHSTTPLFTKHTRSLLCDTCSTSPASIFCSTHAFVHCNNCDWETHNNSSSSHDRRPLEGFSGCPTVFDLLSYLGFDDLSGCGDGGGGFEDYLVWETPGFVSLDDLIVSSGGDHNYQAMGVPPLPKNRNAAFGAYKEEFLHQLRELAKSEPNVDNGQEMVKPINEFPPTQNFILHGSGFEHKFEENANSSYETNSTFQWCPDGTDAGDPEFYSDQLIGHNADDRSCIVPDEKFINIHSASHISANCEGQSHHTVAENTQVFHSVGVREINTQERETALTRYKEKKKSRRYDKLIRYESRKVRAESRTRIRGRFAKMDR